In the Clostridium cellulovorans 743B genome, GGTATGAAGAGTTGGAATTAAGTCAAAAGGAATTGATATTTTTGAAAAAACTTTTGGGACTTAAGAGAAAATACATGAGCATAGATGATGTTGAGCATGATTTTGAGAAAATATTTCCACGAGAGGATATAGTATCAAAATAGATAGGAGTACTGCCAACATTGTTGAGATACCTATACTTTGATAAATAAAAGTAGCCTTAGCATTAGGATTCGAGAGATGCAAAGTCGAATTTCAACCAAATAATATCGAGGTGAAGTATCCTCAATATTAGGATTCCACATAGTTTATACAAAAACAATGTGGAATCTTTTGCTGAGCCAATTAAAAAAACAAGAGTAGTTCAACTCTTGTTGATGAAAAATATAAGGATAGTTCTAATCAACTTATGACTAGGACTTAATTTTATTCTTGGCATCTACACGCTTATTTAACGTTTCTATCATTATAAACATCAGTAGAAGTATACCACCAGTATAAAACGGCAGAAGAGAATAGCCTGTATATGATGCTAAAATACCAAAGAGAGGAGGCATAAATGTAGTCCCCACATATGCACAAGCCATTTGTACTCCCATAATTGATTGTGAATATTCCGCCCCGAAGTTTGCTGGGGTTTCATGTAACAAACTTGGATAAATTGGTGCACAGCCTATTCCTGTTATTATGAAGCCGATTAGTGAAGCAACTTGGCCAAGTGGTAGCATAATCATAATTATGCCCACTGCAATTAAAGCTTCTCCCAAGCGAACCATTTGTCTGTTATTTAGTCTAAGTGTAATAAATCCTGACAAAAACCTGCCAAAGGTAATGCCAAAATAGAAAAGAGATGCCCATTTTGCTGCTGTTTCTGCTTGAAGTCCATGAGACATAACTGCAAAGCTACTTCCCCATAAACCTGTTGTTGATTCTATGGCACAGTAGCAGAAAAAGGCTAGTAATGCATGTTTTGCGCCTGGCAGTTTCAAAAGTTCTCTTTTACTTATTATTTTATGTTCCACTTCTTTTTCATTGGGATTTTTCTTATCGCCTTGAAGGTTAGTAGTTGGCACTGCTTTTTTCCAAAATGACAAGGTAGCTATTAATATTATTACTAATGAGAATTGAATAATTGCAACGGTGCGATAACCTAACTGAAAGATAGCTCCTCGTTCTAAGCAATAGGACATGATAATTGGACCTGTCATAGCCCCAACACCCCAAAAACAATGAAGCCAACTCATATGTTTTGCTTTATAATTAAGTGCTACAAAATTATTAAGAGCGGCATCTACTGAGCCTGCTCCAAGTCCTAATGGAATTGCAAACAGGCATAGCTGATAAAATTCAGTACTTACTGAAAATCCTAATAAAGCTGCTGCTGTCATAAACACACTAATAGAGGTAACTACACCAGTTCCCAATTTTCTAATAACCTTGTCACTGAACAAGCTTGATACAATAGTTCCTCCTGCTATAACCATAGAAACAATTCCAGCATAAGATATTGGTACTCCCATATTCGGATACATAGAAGGCCAAGCTGAACCTAAAAGTGAATCTGGTAATCCCAGACTGATAAATGCTAAATAAATTATGATTAATAAAATCGTTAATACCATTCACTGTTCCACCTTACATATAAAATTTAGAGCATATTTCCATAAAGTAAGTAATATATGTTGCAATAAAGTTTCTTCATAAACTGTTTGATTTTAATAGTATCAAGTTATTTTTAGAGATAGATTCAATTATACAACTTACAGAATTATGTTTCAGGAGTTTTATTAAAGTTACCAGATAATTTTTTGTATGCATTAAGCTTATAACTTACGTTTTTGTCGTAGTTTAAGTTAAAATAGCATGTATATAGACAATCTAAAACATATAACAAGGATAATCTTGTTGAAAAAGATGAAATTTTATTAAAGTGATTTTCATTTGAACTTAAATACAAATGGTAATTTGCATATTTAGTAAGCGGATTTTCGTTTGTTGAAGAAATTAAAATAATTGGAGTTTTATTTACTTTTAGCATATCCGCTATTCTTTTTATTATTACACCTCTACCTTCAAAGGAAACTACTATTGCTATATGATTTTCATCACTGGTAGAGGCTGTTAAAAGTTGATGGTATTCTTCTATTGGAACATTGATAAAGGTTCCGATTTCTTGCATTTGAAATTTAAAGTTCTCAACAAAATACATATTCCCAGCGGAGGTGTAAAAATCAATATGCTGTGCATTTTTTAATACATTAGCTATTAATCTCAATTGTTCTAGGTCTATTAAATTTAATGAAGACACTAAAGTTTGTTCATATAATTCCTTTAATTTCAATACAATTTGATGTTGGGTTTCATTTTGCTTAATAGGATAGTTATAATCTAAAGAACTCTGTTCTTTTAAATACTCATTAATAGACAGAGATATTTGTACTTTTAATTCTGATAGTCCTGATAAATCTAACTTTTGACAGAGTCTATAAATAGTCGAAGTTGAAATAAAGCAGGCGTCACTAATTTCAAGAGCACTCATTTTCACAAAACCTTCAGGATTATCTTGCATATAGCTAACTAATGTTTTCTCGTTTTCAGTTAAGTTTGTAAGTTTATTTAATTTACTGAAAATGTTCATAAAGATCACCTCATGAACATTATATAATATTTTAATAAGTACATCATTAGACATAGTTATCTAGATGTTATTCTTTTTATTATTCTGTTATTTCTATTCGATTTCCGTCAGGGTCCAAAATGCAGCTCTCATAATAGCCATCTCCAGTACGACGAGGTTCACTCACTACTTTGCAACCTGCATTTCTTAATGTGTCAGTAAGTTTATTAACTTTCTCTATACTGCCTACGGAAATAGCAATGTGGATCAAACCTATATATTGATCAATAGTATTATTTAAGTTAAAAGGAATAGATGGCATCTGCATAATTTCAAGCCTAGCACCTGATTGAAAGTTAATAAAATATGATTCGAAGTTTTTACTTAAGTTCGTATACTTATCTCCAGCACTGCCATCAAAATAGTCTACATAAAATCTTTTTAATCTCTCAATATCTTTACTCCATATAGCCACATGTTCAATTTTCATGTTAACACATCCTCAATTTTAAAATATATCATTTTATGTGTTTACTTAATGTATAAGCAATACCATCTTCCTCATTAGATAAGGTCACTTCATCAGCTACGTTTTTTAATTCATCTACTGCATTACCCATAGCTACTCCGATACCAGCATAGTTAACCATTGATATATCATTATGTCCATCACCAAATGCAATCATCTCTTCTTTTTTATAGCCCATAGGAATTAGTACAGTATCCAAGGCTTTAGCTTTATCAATTCCTTGAGCAGTAAATTCAAAGTAGAAAGGCGCTGTAAACACACAATTCAAAGTGTCTTTAAAGGGTTCCATCATTTCTTTGTAATGTTCTTGTAGGTATTCAGGATCTCCTGCTGTTAAAATTTTATTTAATGGATAGTCAGCAAAGGCTGCTAAATCATCCTTTTCACATAACTTGAATTTGCCACCACGAGCTTCATATTCAATTATATTAATAGTTTTACCATCGTGATTTATTTTATTGTTGAAAACATTATTAACAAACATATAATCATTTTTATCAATCATAGGTTTAACATCGAACTTCTTTAAATGTTCAAGAACCGCTTGTCCTTGGTCAATGCGCATGGCTTCATTAAATAAAACCTTATTAGTCTCACAATCAACAACCTTAGAACCATTAAAAGAAACCAAAAGTCCATGGTTCTTATCCATTTCTAATTCTCTAGCAAAATCCATTAATCCAGATGTAGGTCTTCCTGATGCTAGAATTAAGATAGCACCTGCTTCTTGTGCTTTGATTAAAGCATTCTTAGTCTTTTCAGTAATTACTTTTTTACTGTTAGTTAATGTACCATCCACATCCATAATAATTACTTTTATGTTATTCATATGACATCCCCCTAGCTTTTTTCTTTGATTATACTAATACTATTTTTATAAATAAATAATCTAAGAAAAGAATGAATAATATCTATCAAAAATAATTATCATAGCAAGAAAAAAATGAAACAAGCTTATCAAAATGTATTGAATAGATAAACTTAGATAGAGACAAAATATTAGCAATACGGAATTTAACTATAGTTATATACTTATGTCTGCTTTTCGTAAAAAATGGCAAACTGTTAGTATTAGGGAGTTCAATTTCAGTAGTCCACCATTCAACTTATGCCATCTTGATAAAATAACATAGATTTTTAACCGAAACACATATAATTAGAAAACATAGGAGGAGACGAATTATGTTAGGATTTCTAAAGAAAAATGATGGGAAGGCCATTAACGTTAATGACATTGATAATTTAATTGGAAAGGTAGAACTAATTGATATCAGAGAAGAATACGAATATAAAGGTGGAAGTATAAAGGGCTCTAAAAATATCCCAATGGGAGAATTGCTTGGGGACCCAGATAAATATTTAGATAAAAACAAAGAATATTACATAATGTGCCAGTCAGGGGGAAGAAGTTCAAAGACTTGCAATGTTCTTTCAAAGCAAGGCTATGATGTTGTTAATGTTTCTGGTGGAATGGGGTCATATGCAGGTACAAAGCGAGAATAATTATTTTTACGGCATTCTCAAATTAGACTCTGTTATTGATACAATATTGAAAGGCTTTAAGAATAGAGAAGCAATAGATATCTCTAATGTAATGTCCCGATGACGTTATTCAATTTTAATAAAGCGTTTGGATCAATCTTTAAGGTTGTATTTTCTTCACCTAAGCCACCATAAACAAAAGGAAATTCAAGAAGTTTTTCATCAACTATATACGGTAATTCGATTCCAAGCATTGGAACATTTCCTACTGAAAACCCTGTTACTGATTTAACTTCGTCTTTATTTGCTAATCTAACATTTTTACAATTTAATAACTGTTTTAGTTCCTTGAAGTTTACATGACCTCTTTCACCTGATATAACTAACACATAAAATCCTACAGCAGTATATAATATTAAGGTTGGTGCTATTTGAGCAATATGAACATTAAAATACTCAGCACCTTCCTTAGCTGTGTAAATATGCTTATCATTATGAATTATTTCAAATGAAAACCCACCTTTTTCTAAAATATATTCTATATTTTTCATCAAAATCACCTTTACATCCACTACGTATTTTTTATAAATCAATATTATATAAGTTCCATTATTGAAACATCATAAAAAATCTACAGAAACTTTGAAAATTAATATATCCCCATGAGCTTTTTTAGGGCAACTTATATCTGATATTTCCTAATTATAACATTAAATCCTATAGTATTAAATAGATATTGGTTAATAAATTGTAAAATTATACATTTTTTATATAACAATACTCATGTTGCAATCAATGTTAGCTTATGTGTTGAGTTAGTGCCAAAAATGGAAAATTATTAGTGAAATAAGTTATAATATAGTAAGAACAAGTATTTAGGAGGCTAAATAAGTATTTATTACATAAAGGAGAGTACTATTATGAGGTTGTCTGATTATGATTATCTAGCTCTAGCATTTGAGGAAGCAAATCAAGCATTTGAAGAAGGAACGTACCCAATAGGAGCCGTTATTGTAGATGATGATGGAAATATTGTGAGTAAAGGAAGGAACCGTGTCTTTACTGAATCAGATTGTACTGCTCATGCTGAAGTAGATGCAATTAGGAAGGCTGGACATAAATTACTAGATATACCAAACAAGAGGTTTGTGAAAAATAATTTAACACTTTACACAACTTGTGAGCCTTGCCCGATGTGTACATGTACTATCTTATTATCTGGAATTAAGAGAGTAGTTTGGGCTGCAGACGATGATGAATATGGTGGTATTCGCAAATTTAAAGAAGGACCTCACTTCATTAACTTATTTGATACAATAACATATACTGCATCTCCTTATGATGATCTTGAGAATAAACAACGAGATTTACTGGCTCGTTGGAATATCGGAAGAGGAATTTTAAATACTGAGTGGGAAAAGCCAAAATAAGTTCCAATGAAGTTTACTTATTGAAAGTGTTGGAAAGGAATAATTATAGAATATTTTTATGTTAAGAATTACAGGTGGACAATCCCGCCTGTAATTTTTAAAAGCTATAGATATAGCTGATATTTGTATAGATTGGAGAAGGAAATGTTCCATGAAATTTATTTATTGTCCTATATGTGGTGAAAAACTTAGTGAAAAGAATATTGGTGATGAGGGTTTGGTAAGGTATTGCTTTACCTGCAATAGACCTTATTTTGATAGCCCTTCAAGCTGTGTTGAAGTTTTGATTCTTAATGAGCATAACCAGATATTATTATTGAAGCAAAATTACATTTCGAAAACCCATTGGGGAGTAGTGTCTGGATATGTTAATAATGGGGAGACATTAGAGGAAACAGTAATAAGAGAGGTTTTAGAAGAAACAGGACAAGAAGTTGAAAAGATGCAGTATGTGGAAAGTTATTATTTTAGACCAAATGAATTAATAATGGCTGGCTTTATTGCTTTTGTAAAAGCAAAACCCTTTAATAATTCTAATGAAGTTGATGATATCATGTGGTGCGAAATTGACGAAGTTAATAAATATATTGCAAGGGTCAACAATATGTCGGGGATACATTTTGATAATTCAATGAAGTTACTAAAAAGTCTTCGCTGAATATGACCTATAAAGAATTCTAGAAGAGATTGACTCCATTAAGTATCCAGCAGATGAGGATATTAAGAAATTCTTTTACGGTGTTAAATAAATATATGACTAGGCTTTTGTTATAGAAGGCTTATATGGAGAAGCATTCCACCGAATTGATTTAGTATTTTTATGTGAATATATTGGAAAAATAGAGAATGCAAAGATACAAGGAGATGCTAATCAAGTAGGATTTCAATGGCTTCCTATTGAAAACTTAATGAATGAGCCTCTATATCCTTCAAAGCTTCGATCACAAATAATTAATCTTTATAATAATAGAGAAACAGAAGTTTATCTTGGAAACGAGAGTATGGGATAATTTCCTTATAAAATGTTTGTTTATACTGAAAGTGAGGTATTTATTAGTGGAGGTTCTATTGTTTTTGATAATGGAGATATTTACAGAACAGTTCCACCAAAAAGAGCTTACCTTTCGTATTTAGTAGTAAGAGAAGAATTCCGAAATAAAGGAATTGGAACAGAGATTATTGATTATATCACTGAATAAGCACTACAATTAGGGATTGCAGTGCTTACAATCAATGTAGAGCACAGAGCACCAAGAGCTAAAAAACTATACTTAAAAAAGGGGTTTAACGAGACTGTACTTGAAAAATCTCAAACTATCCTTTTGTTAAAAAGATTATAAATAAACAACCAAAATGTTTCATTGTGTCTATTTCAACAGTTCTTGACCATGCTTCCAGTCATCATCATTAATTGCTCTCAGTACTCTGCAAGGATTACCTACAGCGACTACATTTGCTGGTATATCTTTCGTTACAACACTTCCAGCACCTATAACTGTATTGTCTCCGATTGTAACTCCTGGAAGAACGATGGTACCAGCTCCTAGCCAACAATTTTTTCCGATATATACTGATTTATTAAACTGCGTTACAGGCATACGCATTTCTGGTGTAATTGGATGGGCTGCTGTTGCTACGATAACATTAGGACCAAACATTGTGTAATCACCAACATAAATATGTGTATCATCCACAAGGGTTAGATTAAAATTAGCATAAACATTGTTACCGAAATGTACATGTTTACCTCCCCAATTACTATGAAGTGGAGGTTCAATATAACAACCATCACCAAACTCAGCAAACATTTCTTTTAACATTTTTATACGTTTCTCATATTCAGTAGGACGAGTTGCATTAAAATCATAAAGTCTATCCAGACATTTCGTTTGTAAGTTCATTAATTCCTCATTGGTACAATCATAAATTTTCCCACTGTGCATTTTTTCATATGTTTCTATTGTTCTCATTCCTTTCTATTAATCATGAGTATATCTACCTACAGCCATAACTAAGGATATTTAGAAATATTCTTGTTACTTAGTAGAAACTAACTTGTAAATAAAATTATATCTCCTAAGGTCCCATCATTATAGACTGAATTAGGATATGATTCAATAAGTTTATAGTTACTCTTTGTGTATTCAGAAACAACCTTATTCCAAAAATGAACAGAGGCTATATTTTTAGGGTGCCTTTTCAATTGCCATTTACCATGAAACATATCAAATACTTTCATTGCAGCGAACCTACCTACACCAGAGCGACGATACTTGTACATTACGAAGAACTCTGCCAAAGAATAATCAGTTACCTCATCTACTTCAGGATAATCATTTATCATTACAAATCCAGCCAAGTTCCCATCAACAACTATAAAAAATGCCCATCTTTTTTCCTCGGTCCAATAACAATCAAGATAATTATATCCATATAAGCCGAGTTTATTCACATCTCTATTATCCCATTGTGAAAATTCATAATCATATTTTTCAAGTAAGTTTCTAAGAATTTCTTTATCTTCAATATTTACTTTTTTAAGTTCTATAGTCATTTATATCTTTCTCCTTAATATATCTAGTGATAAGAGTCTTTAAACTTTTGACTGTTTCATTTTTCACTTTGAATACATAGTTTTTAAGTAAAGAATTCTCCTAAGGCATATTGATTTTCCAATATGTAAATAGATTTTTGTATGTAGTTTTAATCATAAAGCTACATTTAAAGTTCTGTGCTACAGCCACAAAGCTTGATAAGTTGTAAAGCGACTTTATTGTGGCGTATATATTATAAGTTAACTTATTTCCTAATAGTAGGGAATTTGTAATAAGTAGTAGTTAATATATGCTAATTATAACGTTAATTTAAGTATAAGGATATATTTTAGATAGATGTTTAAACTTTAAAGGAAGAGGGTTTATAGATACCCACAGTCATAACTAAAAATATTTTTGTTACTATTCAAAAGAAGCAAGGGATAAATTTAACGGACAACTTGAATTTTTGATATGGGTATCTATATATTTGATTAGGGATATACAACATATTATAATTAAGTAATAGATAATTATAATATACAACAATAGGTGGTATCGCGTATGGATTATAAAAATATTGCTCCTTGGGAGTTATTGCAAAAGAAAATGACATGGGAGCACCTAAACTACATCCATAATAAAAGAATTTTAGACTTTGGAAGTGGAAGTGGCATGACAGCTAACCATTTTGCCATAGACAATGAGGTTATAGCAATTGAGCCAGATGAAAAGGTGCTTCAGGATAGATTTAAAGAAAATAATTATACACAAATAAAAGGAGACATGAATAGACTCAAGAATTTCCAAGATGAATCCTTTGATATGATATTGTGTCACAATGTTTTTGAATATGTAGATGAAAGAGAAGAAATTTTAGAAGAGTTTTCAAGAATATTAAAGAAAGATGGATTTCTTTCTATTGTAAAACATAATAAGGCTGGAAGGGTTATGCAAATGGTAGTGCTGCTTAATAATTTTGAACATGCTAACGAATTATTAGCGGGAAAAAATGGGCATGCACAGCAGTTTGGCACGATTAATTACTACAAGGATAAAGAAATATTGGAATGGTCAAATAAATTTGAAATAGAAAAAATCCTTGGAATGAGAACCTTTTGGGATTTACAACAGAATCAAGAAATTCAAAAGGATGAGACATGGCAGGAGAATATGTTGGAAATTGAATTGAAGGTAAGTGAATTAGAAGAGTATAAAGCAATAGCATTCTTTCATCATATTATTTTAAGAAAAAGGTAATGGCCATATTTTTCAATATGAACTTTAATTTACAGATAACAATAGCTTATTAGACAACATTTTCTTAAGTGGATAATCATAGACTTTATAGATATAAATTTTAAAGAGGTAGCTATGGCTTTTTATATTGATGCAAGGGCTGTCAATGAATTAATGAGGAGTAAAAATTATAGAGAAGAAAAAAATTTTACTTTAGAAGAGTTGGCACAATATGATGGAAGTAATGGAAAGTCTGCTTATGTTGCGATAAAAGGGATAGTTTACGATGTAACCAAAGAACCCACTTGGGAAGGAGCAGAGCATTTTAACATAAAGGCTGGCAAGGATTTAACAAAGCAGTTTGATTCTTGTCATGGAGAAATTGAACTCCTTCATGATGTACCTAAGGTTGGGGTACTTATAGAAAGTGATAATGAGAAAGGGTCTAGAAATATACCGGAGCCTACCTATGCATTTAGTCCTGATGATTGGATTAGGTATCTTACACCATTAGTTAATCAGGCACTGGAAGAGGCTAACGTAGAACCTAATACTGAACATGTGCTCCAGAAATATATTATGGCTGGAGTGTTTGTTGGACAAGGACGGTCTATTGAAGATGCTATTAAACTAGTAAGTGAATGGGAAGACACAGGTTTATCTAAGTTATTAGAACAGAGCAAAACAAAACAGCGTTTAATGTAGTTTTGAGAACTGCTAGAGTTTTTAAAAGAATAGGGTTAGCCGTAAGGAACCTTTAAAATCCCCAGTCATAAAATACACTAAGGACAACTTTGTCTTACACGAAGTTTAAATAATATGGGGGAGAAACGATGGATAAATATGAAGAGAGCAAGAGAGTGGAGGAACGTGAGAAGGAGATAAAAGAAATAGAGGATGACCTGAAAATAATAAAATATTATTGTAATAAATTAGAGAAGATGTGCAAATGCTATAGATGCTTTCTAACAGATCTAAACAACAATGCGATGCCTAATTATACAGATAGAATGAGAAAAATAAAGAAAACTGAAGAAGCTCATGGAATTGATAATATATTTAAGAGTCTTTTTCAGGTATTGCGACATAACGAAGAAAATGTTGAGGAACTAAAAAAACATCTGTAGTATTTTTTATATAAGTTCAAGGTGGAAATCTTTATTAAAGGATTGACATAGGTAAAAACTTGGAATATTATAAAGTAGTAAATAAGGAATTGAAGCTTGATATTTTTACCTGTTCATATAATGCTTTTCTAATGAAGAGTTTCAGTCATCAGACTATGGATTGATGAATAGGGTAGGATTTGGCTTTGAAAAGAAATGCAGTGATGGGAAGAGTAACCTAGGAATTTATCTAAAGAGAGCCGGGATTTGGTGAAACCTGGTGATAATGAACTATGTGAACATGGCCCCTGAGTAGGTTGTCTGAATAATTAGGATAACCCGTGAGAGTCGACGTTAAAAGACAGAGTGATAATGGTCACTTACAAAGGTTTCTTTAGTGATGAAGAAATAAATTAGAGTGGTACAGCGATAATACGCCTCTAAATAGGATTACTTTCCTATTTAGAGGTTTTTTAGTTTTTATTTTCTAAACTACATAAGTTTTAATAATGAAACTACATTTAAAATTCTGTGTCATAGAAACAAAGTTTTATAAGTGCTGAAGAGCTTTATTCCAAAATATATAGGTTCTATTTATTGAAACTATATCAAAATTCTATAGAAATATTGAAAAATCAATATATCCTTAGAAGATCCTTTATGGGAACATATATACATTAATTGACTACATAGCAACATTGAGGAGGAAGAAAACATGAGTAATGAAAAAACTTATTACATCACAACCCCAATCTATTATCCATCTGCAAAGCTTCATATAGGTAATACATATACCACAGTTGCAGCGGATGCTCTTGCAAGGTATAAAAGATTAACAGGTTACGACGTTATGTTTTTAACTGGAACTGATGAACATGGCCAAAAAATCCAAAGAATAGCTGAGGAAAAAGGTGTTACACCAAAGGATTATGTTGATGAAATAGTAGCAGGAATACAAGATTTATGGAAGCTTATGAATATAAGCTATGACAAATTTATTAGAACAACTGATGATTATCATAAGAAAACTGTTCAAAAGATATTCAAACAACTTTATGATCAAGGTGACATCTACAAAGGTGCGTATGAAGGTTGGTACTGTACACCTTGTGAATCTTTCTGGACAGATACACAAGCAGTAGACGGCAAATGTCCTGACTGTGGAAGACCGGTAGAAACAGCGAAGGAAGAAGCTTATTTCTTCAAAATGAGTAAATATGCAGATAGACTTATAGAATATATAGAAACTCATCCAGAATTTATTCAACCAGAATCAAGAAAGAATGAAATGCTAAACAACTTCTTAAGACCAGGTCTTCAAGATTTATGTATTTCAAGAACTACCTTTACTTGGGGAATACCAGTAGAATTTGACCCAGATCACGTTGTTTATGTTTGGATGGATGCTCTTTCAAACTATATTTCAGCTCTTGGCTTTGATAGTGATAATGACCAGTTGTACAAGAAATACTGGCCATGTGATGTTCATTTAGTAGGTAAGGACATCATAAGATTCCATACAATTTATTGGCCAATTTTCTTAATGGCACTTGGTCAAGAATTACCAAAGCAAGTATTCGGACATGGTTGGTTACTTGTTGATGGTGGAAAAATGTCAAAATCAAAAGGAAATGTAGTAGACCCTGTAGTTCTAGTTAACCATTTTGGAACTGATGCTGTAAGATACTACTTACTTCATGAAATTCCATTTGGTTCAGATGGTAATTTCAACAGCGAAATCTTCATAAAGAAAGTAAACTCAGACCTTGCAAATGACCTAGGTAATCTTTTATCTAGAACAACAGCAATGGTTATAAAATATTTTGATGGAGTAATTCAACCACCAACAGATAAAGAAGATATCGATAATGAACTTATCAACATTGCTCTTGATATGCCTAAAAAGGTTGAAGCTGCAATTAATGAATTAAATCTACCACAAGCTCTAGACGAAATCTGGACTTTAATAAGAAGAGCTAATAAATATATAGATGAAACAACTCCTTGGATTTTAGCTAAGGATGAAGACAAGAAAGCAAGACTTGGAACGGTTTTATATAACTTAATCGAAGCGTTAAGATTTGCATCTGTTGCTGTAAGTTCATTCTTACCAGAGACAGGAACAAAGATTCAAGAACAATTAAAAGTAGACGTAGCTACTTGGGATAGTATATCAGCTTTCGATGGAACTCAAGCAGGAGTTACTTTAGAAAAAGGCGACGTTATCTTCCCAAGAATAGATGTTGAAGCTAAGCTTGCAGAGTTTGAGGCTTTAAAGGAAGCTGAACAACCAAAACAACAAATGCAGCCATTAAAAGAAGAAATATCTATAGAAGATTTTGAAAAAATCGACTTAAGAGTAGTAAAGGTTCTTGCTTGTGAACCTGTAAAGGGTGCTAAAAAGCTACTTAAATTAAAAGTTGATTTAGCTGGAGAAGAAAGACAGGTTATCTCTGGAATAGCTCAATACTATAAACCAGAAGATTTAATAGGAAAATACGTTGTCCTTGTTGCTAACCTAAAAGCTGCTAAGCTAAGAGGTGAAATATCTCAAGGAATGATTCTTGCAGCATCAACTGACGATGATTCAAAATTATTCACTGTTACAATTCCAGAAGAATTACCAACAGGAAGCCAAGTAAGATAAGAAAAAAATGAGTTAAGGAATTTCCTTAACTCATTTTTATTGTTATTTTTTACTATAGTGCAAGGTTGAAGTAGTATACTCCGTGATCATTATAAGCAGCTATTTTAGCTATGCCCATTGATTTTCTTGTTACAACTCCTGCATCATTAACAGAAGCTACAGCACCATGTAAAGATACCCATTGTATATTATCAGTTCTATCTAAGTCTAATAATAGAGTGTTGTTAAAGTTAGTTGCTAAATCTACTGAACGAGATCCAAGCATAAATTTAAATACAGAGTGAACATTACCATCATCAACTTTAGATCTACCAGTAGAGTCATCTAAGATTATTCTTATAGATCTTGATAGTCCACTTATTTCTGAAAGACTGCTCTTTAGTTCACCAAGTTT is a window encoding:
- a CDS encoding cytochrome b5 domain-containing protein codes for the protein MAFYIDARAVNELMRSKNYREEKNFTLEELAQYDGSNGKSAYVAIKGIVYDVTKEPTWEGAEHFNIKAGKDLTKQFDSCHGEIELLHDVPKVGVLIESDNEKGSRNIPEPTYAFSPDDWIRYLTPLVNQALEEANVEPNTEHVLQKYIMAGVFVGQGRSIEDAIKLVSEWEDTGLSKLLEQSKTKQRLM
- a CDS encoding GNAT family N-acetyltransferase yields the protein MFVYTESEVFISGGSIVFDNGDIYRTVPPKRAYLSYLVVREEFRNKGIGTEIIDYITE
- the metG gene encoding methionine--tRNA ligase; the protein is MSNEKTYYITTPIYYPSAKLHIGNTYTTVAADALARYKRLTGYDVMFLTGTDEHGQKIQRIAEEKGVTPKDYVDEIVAGIQDLWKLMNISYDKFIRTTDDYHKKTVQKIFKQLYDQGDIYKGAYEGWYCTPCESFWTDTQAVDGKCPDCGRPVETAKEEAYFFKMSKYADRLIEYIETHPEFIQPESRKNEMLNNFLRPGLQDLCISRTTFTWGIPVEFDPDHVVYVWMDALSNYISALGFDSDNDQLYKKYWPCDVHLVGKDIIRFHTIYWPIFLMALGQELPKQVFGHGWLLVDGGKMSKSKGNVVDPVVLVNHFGTDAVRYYLLHEIPFGSDGNFNSEIFIKKVNSDLANDLGNLLSRTTAMVIKYFDGVIQPPTDKEDIDNELINIALDMPKKVEAAINELNLPQALDEIWTLIRRANKYIDETTPWILAKDEDKKARLGTVLYNLIEALRFASVAVSSFLPETGTKIQEQLKVDVATWDSISAFDGTQAGVTLEKGDVIFPRIDVEAKLAEFEALKEAEQPKQQMQPLKEEISIEDFEKIDLRVVKVLACEPVKGAKKLLKLKVDLAGEERQVISGIAQYYKPEDLIGKYVVLVANLKAAKLRGEISQGMILAASTDDDSKLFTVTIPEELPTGSQVR
- a CDS encoding GNAT family N-acetyltransferase; translation: MTIELKKVNIEDKEILRNLLEKYDYEFSQWDNRDVNKLGLYGYNYLDCYWTEEKRWAFFIVVDGNLAGFVMINDYPEVDEVTDYSLAEFFVMYKYRRSGVGRFAAMKVFDMFHGKWQLKRHPKNIASVHFWNKVVSEYTKSNYKLIESYPNSVYNDGTLGDIILFTS
- a CDS encoding sugar O-acetyltransferase, producing MRTIETYEKMHSGKIYDCTNEELMNLQTKCLDRLYDFNATRPTEYEKRIKMLKEMFAEFGDGCYIEPPLHSNWGGKHVHFGNNVYANFNLTLVDDTHIYVGDYTMFGPNVIVATAAHPITPEMRMPVTQFNKSVYIGKNCWLGAGTIVLPGVTIGDNTVIGAGSVVTKDIPANVVAVGNPCRVLRAINDDDWKHGQELLK
- a CDS encoding class I SAM-dependent methyltransferase produces the protein MDYKNIAPWELLQKKMTWEHLNYIHNKRILDFGSGSGMTANHFAIDNEVIAIEPDEKVLQDRFKENNYTQIKGDMNRLKNFQDESFDMILCHNVFEYVDEREEILEEFSRILKKDGFLSIVKHNKAGRVMQMVVLLNNFEHANELLAGKNGHAQQFGTINYYKDKEILEWSNKFEIEKILGMRTFWDLQQNQEIQKDETWQENMLEIELKVSELEEYKAIAFFHHIILRKR